A stretch of the Solanum dulcamara chromosome 6, daSolDulc1.2, whole genome shotgun sequence genome encodes the following:
- the LOC129891606 gene encoding probable E3 ubiquitin-protein ligase XBOS32 isoform X1, translating into MPERYPKTMRFLNLVGNSFGCSASGERLVSAARDGDIQEAKALLDYNPRLVRYSTFGVRNSPLHYSAAQGHHEIVSLLLESGVDINLRNYRGQTALMQACQYGHWEVVQILILFMANIHRADYLNGGTALHLAALNGHSRCIRLLLADYIPSIPNFCNVMRKRSRNEDSIQEFDDFALHEVINRPADGGITALHMAALNGHVESLQLLLDLGASVTKVTVEDGTTIDLIGAGSTPLHYAACGGNAQCCQLLIARGASLNAENVNGWTPLMVARSWHRDGLEEILSARPERQPRPLPSPFLCLPLMSIVKIARECGWRTIDSPSTCLDPCVVCLERKCTVAAEGCFHEFCTRCALYLCSTSSTSTVAHGPPGSIPCPLCRQGMVSFVKLVDTTPIIKEAARTSLSLPFCSCTADGQEPTTLEMPFCKPDLYCSRLSPLGSSFRSLSCQKFPALKFSPGLCMGTPDTSPSLVPRTGEREHLTRCSRSSFRRSTSNVEARRWLCSFSQSVETGSSF; encoded by the exons ATGCCAGAACGATATCCGAAAACTATGCGATTTTTGAACCTTGTGGGGAATTCATTTGGATGCTCTGCGTCAGGCGAGCGGTTAGTTTCTGCTGCTAGAGATGGAGATATTCAGGAAGCTAAGGCTTTACTGGATTATAATCCTCGCTTAGTGAGGTATTCAACTTTTGGTGTTCGAAATTCACCCCTCCATTATTCAGCTGCCCAAGGACATCATGAG ATTGTTAGTCTCTTGCTTGAGTCTGGAGTTGACATCAATCTCAGAAACTACCGAGGGCAG ACTGCTTTGATGCAAGCATGTCAGTATGGTCACTGGGAGGTCGTTCAGATTCTCATTCTTTTCATGGCCAAT ATTCATAGGGCTGATTATCTCAATGGAGGTACAGCACTTCATTTAGCTGCTCTGAATGGACATTCTCGATGTATACGGCTTCTCCTTGCTGATTATATTCCCAGCATCCCTAATTTCTGTAATGTCATGAGAAAGAGATCAAGGAATGAAGACTCTATCCAAGAATTTGATGACTT TGCACTACATGAGGTGATCAATAGACCTGCTGATGGTGGCATTACCGCCCTTCATATGGCAGCGCTGAATGGCCATGTTGAAAGTCTGCAGCTACTCTTGGACTTGGGGGCTTCGGTCACCAAGGTTACTGTGGAAGATGGGACTACAATCGATTTGATAG GTGCAGGAAGTACACCACTTCATTACGCTGCATGTGGCGGGAATGCTCAGTGTTGTCAG CTTTTAATTGCCAGGGGTGCCAGTCTCAATGCAGAAAATGTGAATGG GTGGACCCCTTTGATGGTTGCTCGATCATGGCATAGAGATGGACTGGAGGAGATTTTAAGTGCTCGTCCAGAAAGACAACCACGTCCTCTTCCTTCACCATTCTTGTGCCTCCCTCTTATGAGTATAGTGAAGATTGCTAG AGAATGTGGATGGAGAACAATTGATTCACCGTCAACTTGTTTAGACCCTTGTGTTGTTTGTCTGGAAAGAAAGTGTACAGTTGCAGCAGAAG GTTGTTTTCATGAGTTCTGCACGCGCTGTGCATTGTACCTGTGTTCAACCAGTAGCACCTCAACCGTGGCCCATGGACCTCCAGGCTCGATTCCTTGCCCTTTATGCCGACAAGGCATGGTTTCATTCGTTAAACTGGTGGATACGACACCAATCATCAAGGAAGCAGCACGAACGAGTCTATCGTTGCCTTTTTGTTCCTGTACAGCTGATGGACAAGAACCAACTACATTAGAAATGCCTTTTTGCAAGCCCGATTTATATTGCTCCAGACTCTCTCCTCTCGGCTCTTCCTTCCGCTCTTTAAGCTGCCAAAAGTTCCCGGCATTGAAATTCAGCCCAGGCCTTTGTATGGGAACGCCAGACACAAGTCCATCTTTAGTTCCAAGAACCGGTGAACGAGAACATCTAACTCGATGTTCACGATCCAGCTTTAGGCGATCAACGTCGAACGTCGAAGCTAGAAGATGGTTGTGTTCCTTCAGCCAATCTGTAGAAACTGGAAGCAGTTTCTGA
- the LOC129891606 gene encoding probable E3 ubiquitin-protein ligase XBOS32 isoform X2, with product MRFLNLVGNSFGCSASGERLVSAARDGDIQEAKALLDYNPRLVRYSTFGVRNSPLHYSAAQGHHEIVSLLLESGVDINLRNYRGQTALMQACQYGHWEVVQILILFMANIHRADYLNGGTALHLAALNGHSRCIRLLLADYIPSIPNFCNVMRKRSRNEDSIQEFDDFALHEVINRPADGGITALHMAALNGHVESLQLLLDLGASVTKVTVEDGTTIDLIGAGSTPLHYAACGGNAQCCQLLIARGASLNAENVNGWTPLMVARSWHRDGLEEILSARPERQPRPLPSPFLCLPLMSIVKIARECGWRTIDSPSTCLDPCVVCLERKCTVAAEGCFHEFCTRCALYLCSTSSTSTVAHGPPGSIPCPLCRQGMVSFVKLVDTTPIIKEAARTSLSLPFCSCTADGQEPTTLEMPFCKPDLYCSRLSPLGSSFRSLSCQKFPALKFSPGLCMGTPDTSPSLVPRTGEREHLTRCSRSSFRRSTSNVEARRWLCSFSQSVETGSSF from the exons ATGCGATTTTTGAACCTTGTGGGGAATTCATTTGGATGCTCTGCGTCAGGCGAGCGGTTAGTTTCTGCTGCTAGAGATGGAGATATTCAGGAAGCTAAGGCTTTACTGGATTATAATCCTCGCTTAGTGAGGTATTCAACTTTTGGTGTTCGAAATTCACCCCTCCATTATTCAGCTGCCCAAGGACATCATGAG ATTGTTAGTCTCTTGCTTGAGTCTGGAGTTGACATCAATCTCAGAAACTACCGAGGGCAG ACTGCTTTGATGCAAGCATGTCAGTATGGTCACTGGGAGGTCGTTCAGATTCTCATTCTTTTCATGGCCAAT ATTCATAGGGCTGATTATCTCAATGGAGGTACAGCACTTCATTTAGCTGCTCTGAATGGACATTCTCGATGTATACGGCTTCTCCTTGCTGATTATATTCCCAGCATCCCTAATTTCTGTAATGTCATGAGAAAGAGATCAAGGAATGAAGACTCTATCCAAGAATTTGATGACTT TGCACTACATGAGGTGATCAATAGACCTGCTGATGGTGGCATTACCGCCCTTCATATGGCAGCGCTGAATGGCCATGTTGAAAGTCTGCAGCTACTCTTGGACTTGGGGGCTTCGGTCACCAAGGTTACTGTGGAAGATGGGACTACAATCGATTTGATAG GTGCAGGAAGTACACCACTTCATTACGCTGCATGTGGCGGGAATGCTCAGTGTTGTCAG CTTTTAATTGCCAGGGGTGCCAGTCTCAATGCAGAAAATGTGAATGG GTGGACCCCTTTGATGGTTGCTCGATCATGGCATAGAGATGGACTGGAGGAGATTTTAAGTGCTCGTCCAGAAAGACAACCACGTCCTCTTCCTTCACCATTCTTGTGCCTCCCTCTTATGAGTATAGTGAAGATTGCTAG AGAATGTGGATGGAGAACAATTGATTCACCGTCAACTTGTTTAGACCCTTGTGTTGTTTGTCTGGAAAGAAAGTGTACAGTTGCAGCAGAAG GTTGTTTTCATGAGTTCTGCACGCGCTGTGCATTGTACCTGTGTTCAACCAGTAGCACCTCAACCGTGGCCCATGGACCTCCAGGCTCGATTCCTTGCCCTTTATGCCGACAAGGCATGGTTTCATTCGTTAAACTGGTGGATACGACACCAATCATCAAGGAAGCAGCACGAACGAGTCTATCGTTGCCTTTTTGTTCCTGTACAGCTGATGGACAAGAACCAACTACATTAGAAATGCCTTTTTGCAAGCCCGATTTATATTGCTCCAGACTCTCTCCTCTCGGCTCTTCCTTCCGCTCTTTAAGCTGCCAAAAGTTCCCGGCATTGAAATTCAGCCCAGGCCTTTGTATGGGAACGCCAGACACAAGTCCATCTTTAGTTCCAAGAACCGGTGAACGAGAACATCTAACTCGATGTTCACGATCCAGCTTTAGGCGATCAACGTCGAACGTCGAAGCTAGAAGATGGTTGTGTTCCTTCAGCCAATCTGTAGAAACTGGAAGCAGTTTCTGA
- the LOC129891606 gene encoding probable E3 ubiquitin-protein ligase XBOS32 isoform X3 has protein sequence MVTGRSFRFSFFSWPMYDSLIIAIHRADYLNGGTALHLAALNGHSRCIRLLLADYIPSIPNFCNVMRKRSRNEDSIQEFDDFALHEVINRPADGGITALHMAALNGHVESLQLLLDLGASVTKVTVEDGTTIDLIGAGSTPLHYAACGGNAQCCQLLIARGASLNAENVNGWTPLMVARSWHRDGLEEILSARPERQPRPLPSPFLCLPLMSIVKIARECGWRTIDSPSTCLDPCVVCLERKCTVAAEGCFHEFCTRCALYLCSTSSTSTVAHGPPGSIPCPLCRQGMVSFVKLVDTTPIIKEAARTSLSLPFCSCTADGQEPTTLEMPFCKPDLYCSRLSPLGSSFRSLSCQKFPALKFSPGLCMGTPDTSPSLVPRTGEREHLTRCSRSSFRRSTSNVEARRWLCSFSQSVETGSSF, from the exons ATGGTCACTGGGAGGTCGTTCAGATTCTCATTCTTTTCATGGCCAATGTATGACAGTTTAATTATTGCG ATTCATAGGGCTGATTATCTCAATGGAGGTACAGCACTTCATTTAGCTGCTCTGAATGGACATTCTCGATGTATACGGCTTCTCCTTGCTGATTATATTCCCAGCATCCCTAATTTCTGTAATGTCATGAGAAAGAGATCAAGGAATGAAGACTCTATCCAAGAATTTGATGACTT TGCACTACATGAGGTGATCAATAGACCTGCTGATGGTGGCATTACCGCCCTTCATATGGCAGCGCTGAATGGCCATGTTGAAAGTCTGCAGCTACTCTTGGACTTGGGGGCTTCGGTCACCAAGGTTACTGTGGAAGATGGGACTACAATCGATTTGATAG GTGCAGGAAGTACACCACTTCATTACGCTGCATGTGGCGGGAATGCTCAGTGTTGTCAG CTTTTAATTGCCAGGGGTGCCAGTCTCAATGCAGAAAATGTGAATGG GTGGACCCCTTTGATGGTTGCTCGATCATGGCATAGAGATGGACTGGAGGAGATTTTAAGTGCTCGTCCAGAAAGACAACCACGTCCTCTTCCTTCACCATTCTTGTGCCTCCCTCTTATGAGTATAGTGAAGATTGCTAG AGAATGTGGATGGAGAACAATTGATTCACCGTCAACTTGTTTAGACCCTTGTGTTGTTTGTCTGGAAAGAAAGTGTACAGTTGCAGCAGAAG GTTGTTTTCATGAGTTCTGCACGCGCTGTGCATTGTACCTGTGTTCAACCAGTAGCACCTCAACCGTGGCCCATGGACCTCCAGGCTCGATTCCTTGCCCTTTATGCCGACAAGGCATGGTTTCATTCGTTAAACTGGTGGATACGACACCAATCATCAAGGAAGCAGCACGAACGAGTCTATCGTTGCCTTTTTGTTCCTGTACAGCTGATGGACAAGAACCAACTACATTAGAAATGCCTTTTTGCAAGCCCGATTTATATTGCTCCAGACTCTCTCCTCTCGGCTCTTCCTTCCGCTCTTTAAGCTGCCAAAAGTTCCCGGCATTGAAATTCAGCCCAGGCCTTTGTATGGGAACGCCAGACACAAGTCCATCTTTAGTTCCAAGAACCGGTGAACGAGAACATCTAACTCGATGTTCACGATCCAGCTTTAGGCGATCAACGTCGAACGTCGAAGCTAGAAGATGGTTGTGTTCCTTCAGCCAATCTGTAGAAACTGGAAGCAGTTTCTGA